A stretch of Brassica rapa cultivar Chiifu-401-42 chromosome A08, CAAS_Brap_v3.01, whole genome shotgun sequence DNA encodes these proteins:
- the LOC103835216 gene encoding ABC transporter C family member 1, with product MGFELLDWYCKPLPNGVWSKMVDYAFGAYTPCAIDSFVLGTSHLVLLILCLYRVWLTAKDNKVDRFCLRSKWYSYLLALLAAYSTAEPLFRLVMRISILDLDGAGFPPYEAFMLVLEAFAWGSALVMTVFETKTYIHELRWYVRFAVVYALVGDMVLLNLVLSVKEYYGSFKLYIYISEVAVQVAFGTLLFVYFPNLDPYPGYTPLRTETLEDYEYEELPGGEQICPERHASLFDRIFFSWLNPLMTLGSKRPLTEKDVWHLDTWDRTETLMRSFQRSWEKELEKPKPWLLRALNNSLGGRFWWGGFWKIGNDCSQFVGPLLLNELLKSMQLNEPAWIGYIYAISIFVGVMFGVLCEAQYFQNVMRVGYRLRSALIAAVFRKSLRLTNEGRKKFQTGKITNLMTTDAESLQQICQSLHTMWSAPFRIIVALVLLYQQLGVASLIGALFLVLMFPIQTVIISKTQKLTKEGLQRTDKRIGLMNEILAAMDTVKCYAWENSFQSKVQTVRDDELSWFRKAQLLSAFNMFILNSIPVLVTVVSFGVFSLLGGELTPARAFTSLSLFSVLRFPLFMLPNIITQIVNANVSLKRLEEVLSTEERVLLPNPPIEPGQPAISIRNGCFSWDSKADRSTLSNINLDVPIGSLVAVVGSTGEGKTSLISAMLGELPALSDATVTLRGSVAYVPQVSWIFNATVRDNILFGAPFDQEKYERVIDVTALRHDLELLPGGDLTEIGERGVNISGGQKQRVSMARAVYSNSDVCILDDPLSALDAHVGQQVFEKCIKRELGNKTRVLVTNQLHFLSQVDKILLVHEGTVKEEGTYEELSHSGPLFQRLMENAGKVEEYSEANSEAEADQTSVKPVENGNTNNLQKDGIETKKSKEGTSVLVKREERETGVVSWKVLKRYRDALGGGWVVMMLLVCYVLTQVFRVSSSTWLSEWTDAGTPKSHGPLFYNIIYAVLSFGQVFVTLTNSYWLIMVSLYAAKKMHDAMLGSILRAPMVFFQTNPLGRIINRFAKDTGDIDRTVAVFVNMFMGSIAQLLSTVILIGIVSTLSLWAIMPLLVVFYGAYLYYQNTSREIKRMDSVSRSPVYAQFGEALNGLSSIRAYKAYDRMAEINGRSMDNNIRFTLVNMGANRWLGIRLEFLGGLMVWLTASLAVMQNGKAENQQAFASTMGLLLSYALSITSSLTAVLRLASLAENSLNSVERVGNYIELPSEAPLVVESNRPPPGWPSSGSIKFEDVVLRYRPELPPVLHGVSFFISPMDKVGIVGRTGAGKSSLLNALFRIVEVEKGRILIDECDIGKFGLMDLRKVLGIIPQAPVLFSGTVRFNLDPFGEHNDADLWESLERAHLKDTIRRNPLGLDAEVSEAGENFSVGQRQLLSLARALLRRSKILVLDEATAAVDVRTDVLIQKTIREEFKSCTMLIIAHRLNTIIDCDKVLVLDSGKVQEFSTPENLLSNGESSFSKMVQSTGAANAEYLRSIVLENKRNRDANGDDSSQPLEEGQRKWRASSRWAAAAQFALAVSLTSSHNDLQSLEIEDDDSILKRTKDAVVTLRGVLEGKHDKEIEESLTQNDMSRERWWPSVYKMIEGLAVMSRLAKNRMQHQDYNLEGRSFDWDNVEM from the exons ATGGGTTTTGAGCTGTTGGATTGGTACTGCAAGCCTTTGCCTAATGGTGTGTGGTCGAAGATGGTGGATTATGCCTTTGGTGCATACACGCCTTGTGCTATTGATTCTTTCGTGCTTGGCACCTCTCATCTTGTGCTGTTGATTCTCTGCCTTTACCGTGTTTGGCTCACTGCAAAGGACAACAAAGTGGATAGGTTCTGCTTGAGATCGAAATGGTATAGCTATTTGCTGGCTCTGTTGGCTGCTTATAGTACTGCCGAGCCTTTGTTTAGATTGGTCATGAGGATCTCAATCTTGGATTTGGATGGAGCTGGGTTTCCTCCCTATGAG GCGTTCATGTTGGTTCTTGAAGCTTTTGCTTGGGGTTCTGCTTTGGTCATGACTGTTTTTGAAACTAAAACGTATATCCATGAACTTCGTTGGTATGTCAGATTTGCTGTCGTTTATGCTCTTGTGGGAGACATGGTGTTGTTAAATCTTGTTCTCTCTGTCAAGGAGTACTATGGCAG TTTCaaattgtatatttacataAGCGAGGTGGCAGTTCAG GTTGCATTTGGAACTCTCTTGTTTGTGTATTTTCCTAATCTGGATCCATACCCTGGTTACACACCATTGCGGACTGAAACTTTAGAGGATTATGAGTATGAAGAGCTTCCCGGAGGAGAACAGATATGTCCTGAGAGGCATGCAAGTTTATTTGACA GAATCTTCTTCTCATGGTTGAATCCATTGATGACACTGGGATCGAAACGGCCTCTTACGGAGAAGGATGTGTGGCATCTGGACACTTGGGATCGTACTGAAACTCTCATGAGGAG CTTCCAGAGGTCATGGGAAAAGGAGCTAGAAAAGCCCAAACCGTGGCTCTTGAGAGCACTAAACAACAGCCTTGGAGGAAG GTTTTGGTGGGGTGGGTTTTGGAAG ATTGGGAATGACTGTTCACAATTCGTGGGGCCTCTTCTACTGAATGAGCTCTTAAAG TCAATGCAACTTAATGAACCAGCCTGGATAGGTTACATCTATGCAATCTCAATCTTTGTTGGAGTG ATGTTTGGGGTTCTATGCGAAGCTCAATATTTCCAAAATGTGATGCGTGTTGGTTACCGGCTAAGGTCTGCCCTG ATTGCTGCTGTGTTCCGAAAGTCGCTGAGGCTAACTAATGAGGGCCGGAAGAAGTTTCAAACAGGAAAAATAACAAACTTAATGACTACTGATGCTGAGTCTCTTCAG CAAATTTGCCAATCACTTCATACCATGTGGTCGGCGCCATTTCGTATTATTGTAGCACTGGTTCTCCTCTATCAACAATTAGGTGTCGCCTCCCTCATTGGCGCATTGTTTCTGGTCCTTATGTTCCCTATACAG ACTGTTATTATAAGCAAAACGCAGAAGTTAACAAAAGAAGGGTTGCAGCGTACTGACAAGAGAATTGGCCTAATGAATGAGATTTTAGCCGCAATGGATACAGTGAA GTGCTACGCTTGGGAAAACAGTTTTCAGTCTAAGGTTCAAACTGTTCGTGATGATGAACTCTCTTGGTTCCGGAAAGCACAACTTCTGTCAGCG TTCAATATGTTCATACTAAACAGCATTCCTGTTCTGGTGACTGTTGTTTCATTTGGTGTGTTCTCATTGCTTGGAGGAGAGCTCACACCTGCAAGAGCGTTTACATCCCTTTCACTATTCTCTGTGCTTCGCTTCCCTTTATTCATGCTTCCAAACATTATAACTCAG ATAGTAAATGCTAATGTATCCTTAAAACGTTTGGAAGAGGTGTTATCGACGGAAGAGAGAGTTCTCTTACCAAATCCTCCCATTGAACCTGGACAGCCAGCTATCTCAATAAGGAACGGATGCTTCTCCTGGGATTCAAAG GCGGATAGGTCAACCTTGTCAAACATCAACTTGGATGTACCTATTGGTAGCCTAGTTGCAGTAGTCGGCAGTACAGGAGAAGGAAAAACCTCCCTGATATCTGCTATGCTTGGAGAACTTCCAGCTTTATCTGATGCGACAGTTACTCTTAGAGGATCAGTCGCTTATGTTCCTCAAGTTTCGTGGATCTTTAACGCAACA GTGCGTGACAATATACTGTTTGGGGCTCCTTTTGACCAAGAAAAATATGAAAGGGTGATTGATGTGACTGCACTGAGGCATGACCTTGAGTTACTGCCT GGTGGTGATCTCACGGAGATTGGAGAAAGGGGTGTTAACATAAGTGGGGGACAAAAGCAGAGGGTCTCTATGGCTAGAGCTGTCTACTCAAATTCAGATGTGTGCATATTAGATGACCCATTAAGTGCCCTTGATGCGCATGTTGGTCAACAG GTTTTTGAGAAATGCATAAAACGAGAACTAGGGAACAAAACGAGAGTTCTTGTTACAAACCAGCTCCACTTCCTCTCACAAGTGGATAAAATTCTACTTGTCCATGAGGGAACAGTAAAAGAGGAAGGAACATACGAAGAACTATCCCACAGTGGCCCATTATTCCAAAGATTAATGGAAAATGCTGGAAAAGTTGAAGAATATTCTGAAGCAAATTCAGAAGCTGAAGCAGATCAAACGTCTGTAAAACCAGTTGAGAACGGCAACACTAATAATCTGCAGAAGGATGGAATCGAGACAAAGAAATCCAAAGAAGGAACCTCTGTGCTAGTTAAGCGAGAAGAACGTGAAACTGGAGTTGTGAGTTGGAAAGTCCTGAAGag GTACCGAGATGCACTTGGAGGTGGATGGGTGGTGATGATGCTCCTTGTATGCTACGTCTTGACTCAAGTGTTTCGAGTGTCAAGCAGCACTTGGTTGAGTGAGTGGACTGATGCAGGAACTCCAAAGAGTCATGGACCCCTCTTCTACAATATTATCTATGCGGTTCTTTCCTTTGGACAG GTCTTTGTGACGTTGACCAATTCATATTGGTTGATTATGGTCAGTCTTTATGCAGCTAAGAAGATGCATGATGCTATGCTTGGTTCCATACTAAGGGCTCCAATGGTCTTCTTTCAAACCAATCCTTTAGGACGTATAATCAATCGATTTGCAAAAGATACGGGTGATATTGATAGAACGGTTGCAGTCTTTGTTAACATGTTCATGGGTTCAATCGCACAGCTTCTTTCAACTGTTATCTTAATCGGCATTGTCAGCACACTATCCCTTTGGGCCATCATGCCTCTCTTGGTCGTGTTTTATGGAGCTTATCTCTACTACCAG AACACATCTCGTGAAATTAAACGTATGGATTCCGTTTCAAGATCGCCTGTTTACGCTCAATTTGGAGAGGCGTTGAATGGTTTATCAAGTATCCGTGCTTACAAAGCATACGACCGGATGGCTGAAATAAACGGAAGATCAATGGATAATAACATCAGATTCACTCTCGTAAACATGGGTGCAAATCGGTGGCTAGGAATCCGTTTGGAATTTCTTGGAGGTCTCATGGTATGGTTAACTGCTTCATTAGCCGTCATGCAGAATGGTAAAGCAGAGAATCAACAAGCGTTTGCATCTACGATGGGTTTGCTACTCAGTTACGCTTTGAGTATCACCAGCTCGTTAACAGCTGTGCTTAGACTCGCGAGTCTTGCTGAGAACAGTTTGAACTCGGTGGAGCGTGTTGGAAACTATATAGAGTTACCATCGGAGGCTCCATTGGTTGTTGAGAGCAACCGTCCACCTCCTGGATGGCCATCATCTGGTTCTATAAAGTTCGAAGATGTTGTTCTTCGTTACCGTCCTGAGTTACCTCCTGTGCTTCATGGTGTTTCATTCTTCATTTCTCCGATGGATAAAGTGGGAATCGTTGGAAGGACAGGAGCTGGGAAGTCAAGCCTTTTGAATGCCTTGTTCAGGATCGTGGAGGTGGAGAAGGGAAGGATCTTGATCGATGAATGCGACATTGGCAAGTTTGGCTTGATGGATCTACGTAAAGTTCTTGGAATCATACCTCAAGCTCCTGTTCTTTTCTCAG GTACTGTGAGGTTCAATCTTGACCCGTTTGGTGAACACAACGACGCTGATCTTTGGGAATCTCTTGAGAGGGCTCACCTGAAAGATACCATCAGGAGGAACCCTCTTGGTCTTGATGCTGAG GTATCTGAGGCAGGAGAGAACTTCAGTGTTGGACAGAGACAGTTGTTGAGTCTTGCACGTGCACTGTTGCGAAGATCTAAGATACTTGTCCTTGATGAAGCAACTGCTGCTGTTGACGTTAGAACCGATGTTCTCATCCAAAAGACCATCCGAGAAGAGTTCAAGTCATGCACAATGCTTATCATCGCTCATCGTCTCAATACCATCATCGACTGTGACAAAGTCCTCGTTCTTGATTCTGGAAAAGTTCAGGAGTTCAGCACACCGGAGAATCTTCTTTCAAACGGAGAAAGTTCATTCTCTAAGATGGTTCAAAGCACAGGAGCTGCGAATGCTGAGTACTTGCGTAGTATAGTGCTTGAAAACAAACGTAACAGAGATGCTAATGGTGATGATTCATCGCAGCCTTTAGAAGAAGGTCAGAGAAAATGGCGAGCGTCTTCTCGTTGGGCTGCAGCTGCTCAGTTTGCTTTGGCTGTGAGTCTCACTTCATCTCACAACGACCTTCAAAGCCTTGAAATCGAAGATGATGACAGTATTTTGAAGAGAACGAAAGACGCTGTAGTTACACTACGCGGTGTTCTCGAAGGGAAACATGATAAAGAGATTGAAGAGTCTCTTACTCAAAATGATATGTCTAGAGAGCGTTGGTGGCCATCTGTTTACAAAATGATTGAAG GGCTTGCGGTGATGAGCAGATTGGCGAAGAACAGAATGCAACACCAGGATTACAACTTGGAGGGGAGATCGTTTGACTGGGACAACGTTGAGATGTAG
- the LOC103835217 gene encoding photosystem I reaction center subunit psaK, chloroplastic, giving the protein MASTVMTTLPQFNGLRASKISAAPVQGLATVVPMRRKGNGALGAKCDFIGSSTNLIMVTSTTLMLFAGRFGLAPSANRKATAGLKLEARDSGLQTGDPAGFTLADTLACGTVGHIIGVGVVLGLKNIGAI; this is encoded by the exons ATGGCGAGCACTGTGATGACTACACTGCCTCAGTTCAATGGTCTTCGAGCCAGCAAGATCTCTGCAGCTCCAGTTCAAGGCCTG GCAACTGTTGTGCCCATGAGACGCAAGGGAAATGGAGCTTTGGGTGCAAAATGTGACTTCATTGGTTCATCAACAAATCTG ATAATGGTAACGTCGACGACTCTGATGCTGTTCGCTGGGAGATTCGGACTAGCACCATCAGCCAATAGGAAGGCAACAGCTGGACTTAAGCTAGAGGCACGTGACTCGGGTCTACAAACGGGTGACCCAGCCGGGTTCACTCTCGCCGACACTTTGGCTTGTGGTACCGTTGGTCACATCATCGGAGTTGGAGTTGTCCTTGGTCTCAAAAACATTGGTGCTATTTAA
- the LOC103835218 gene encoding CSC1-like protein ERD4 (The RefSeq protein has 1 substitution compared to this genomic sequence), with product MDPWEGSSLTRNPFAWIREAFTSTEQDVVKLSGVDTAVYFVFLSTVLGIFALSALLLLPTLLPLSATDNSLKTSRNVTDTTSNGTFSQLDNLSMANITRRSSRLWAFLGAVYWVSLVTYFMLWKAYKHVAALRAEALMSSEEVLPEQYAILVRDIPSPPNGETQKEFVDSYFREIYPETFYRSLVVTENSKINKIWENLEGYKKKLARAEAVFAATSNRPMNKTGLLGLVGERVDSIDYYTKLINESVAKLEAEQRTVLAEKQQTAAVVFFTDRVTAALAAQSLHCQMVDKWTVTEAPEPRQLIWENLKIKFFSRIVRQYLIYFLVAITILFYMIPIAFVSAITTLGNLQKALPFIKPIVEIAFIRTILQSYLPQIALIVFLAMLPKFLMFLSKSEGIPSQSHAIRAASGKYFYFSVLNVFIGVTLAGSLFDNLKALETKPNSIVTVLATSLPKNATFFLTYVALKFFVGYGLELSRIIPLIIFHLKKKYLCKTEAEVKEAWYPGDLSYATRVPSDMLILTITFCYSVIAPLILVFGVIYFGLGWLILRNQALKVYVPSYESYGRMWPHIHTRILAALFLFQLVMFGYLGAKLFVWATLLVPLIFISLIFGYVCRQKFYKGFEHTALEVACRGLKQRPDLEEVFRAYIPHSLSTHKGDDHQFKGAMSRYQDYAAISAA from the exons ATGGATCCATGGGAAGGCAGCTCCTTGACCCGAAACCCATTTGCCTGGATCCGCGAAGCTTTCACTTCCACCGAACAAGACGTCGTTAAGCTGTCCGGCGTCGATACCGCCGTCTACTTCGTCTTCTTGAGCACTG TTCTTGGGATATTTGCTTTGTCGGCTCTTCTTCTCTTGCCGACTCTACTCCCTTTATCCGCTACTGACAACAGCTTAAAGACCTCAAGGAACGTCACTGACACCACAAGTAACGGAACCTTTAGCCAACTTGATAATCTATCTATGGCTAACATCACT AGAAGGAGTTCAAGGCTGTGGGCGTTCCTAGGAGCGGTTTACTGGGTATCCGTAGTCACATATTTTATGTTATGGAAAGCTTACAAGCACGTCGCTGCACTGAGAGCTGAAGCTCTGATGTCTAGTGAAGAAGTATTACCAGAGCAATACGCTATTCTCGTTAGGGACATACCTTCCCCACCTAACGGAGAGACGCAGAAAGAGTTCGTAGACTCTTACTTCAGAGAAATCTACCCAGAGACATTCTACAGATCCCTTGTCGTAACAGAAAACAGCAAG ATTAATAAGATATGGGAAAACTTGGAAGGCTACAAGAAGAAGCTCGCGCGCGCAGAAGCGGTCTTTGCAGCCACCAGTAACCGGCCAATGAACAAAACCGGCTTGCTCGGGCTAGTGGGAGAGCGAGTAGACAGCATTGACTATTACACAAAGCTGATCAACGAGTCTGTAgccaaactagaagcagaacaAAGAACGGTTCTCGCCGAGAAGCAGCAAACCGCAGCGGTTGTGTTCTTCACGGACCGTGTCACTGCAGCTCTAGCTGCTCAGTCACTACACTGCCAGATGGTTGATAAATGGACGGTGACCGAAGCTCCCGAGCCTCGCCAGCTCATCTGGGAGAATCTCAAGATCAAGTTCTTCAGCAGAATAGTCAGACAGTACTTGATCTACTTCCTCGTTGCGATAACTATATTGTTCTACATGATCCCTATAGCGTTTGTCTCTGCGATCACCACTCTTGGGAATCTCCAGAAGGCTCTTCCCTTCATTAAACCGATCGTGGAGATTGCTTTTATAAGAACCATCTTGCAGTCTTACCTTCCTCAGATTGCGCTCATTGTCTTCTTGGCGATGCTTCCTAAGTTCCTCATGTTCTTATCCAAGTCAGAAGGGATTCCTTCGCAGAGTCATGCTATTAGAGCTGCCTCCGGGAAGTACTTTTACTTCTCGGTGTTGAATGTCTTCATCGGTGTGACACTTGCAGGGTCTTTGTTTGATAACTTGAAGGCTCTTGAGACGAAACCAAACTCCATCGTTACCGTTTTGGCTACTAGTCTCCCTAAGAACGCTACTTTCTTCTTGACATACGTTGCTCTCAA GTTCTTTGTTGGTTATGGTCTTGAGCTGTCTAGGATCATACCGTTGATAATATTCCATTTGAAAAAGAAGTATCTATGCAAAACTGAAGCCGAGGTCAAAGAAGCTTGGTATCCAGGAGACTTGAGCTACGCGACTAGGGTTCCTAGCGACATGCTCATCCTCACAATCACCTTCTGCTACTCCGTAATCGCTCCTTTGATCCTCGTGTTCGGTGTTATCTACTTTGGTTTAGGTTGGCTCATCCTAAGGAACCAG GCGTTGAAAGTGTATGTTCCATCGTACGAGAGCTACGGGAGGATGTGGCCGCATATTCACACCCGCATACTAGCGGCGTTGTTTCTGTTTCAACTGGTTATGTTTGGTTACTTGGGAGCCAAGCTATTCGTTTGGGCGACTCTTTTGGTTCCTCTCATATTCATCTCTCTCATCTTCGGTTACGTGTGCCGTCAGAAATTCTACAAAGGGTTCGAACACACGGCTCTAGAGGTGGCTTGCCGGGGGCTGAAGCAGAGACCGGACCTCGAGGAGGTTTTCAGAGCGTACATTCCGCATAGCTTGAGCACTCACAAAGGAGATGATCACCAGTTCAAAGGAGCAATGTCTCGTTACCAAGACTATGCTGCTATATCAGCTGCTTAA